GCTGAACCCGCATGATTCCGTCATGGAAGAATGGTCTAAATTCGGAATTGAGCTGAAAGAGCTGGACAACACAATTAAAAAAATAAAAGAGCATCCGCAATTGAAGCTGAGAGGATTTCATTTTCACTGCAGCTGGAACTGCACGCCGGACAAATATGTGGAGAATATAGGAATAATCGGAAAACACCTGAAAGATAATTTCTCAGCCAAAGACATCTCGGAGCTTGAATTTATTGATGTTGGAGGGGGCTTTTATCCTGAAGGGAATGCGCTTTTGTTTAAGGATACAGATAAAGGTAAAATATTAAGCCTGCTTAATAACAACGAAATTGACCCTCACAGCATCGTCATTGAAAATGCCGAGCCGCTGGATAATTTCGGCAGAGAAATATCCGCTGCTCTTGAAAAACATATTTTTCCCTTAAGCCCTAGCATAAAGATTTATTTCGAGCCAGGAAGATTTATTTCAATGCATTCCACCACGATTTTAACAAAAGTCATTTCAATAAAAAATAACGGCGCCATAGTTGACGGCGGCGCAAATATGGTCGGCGATTTTAGGTTTTCAGAATATTCTTTCGCTCCGCTGGTTAATTTAAATGATCCATCCCCACTTCTTAACAAAAAAACAATCTATGGGCCTTTGTGCCACCCTTCAGATCTGTGGGGTTATTCTTTTTTTGGAAAAAATATCAAGAAGGGAGATGTTATTGCAGTGCTGAACCAGGGA
This Candidatus Woesearchaeota archaeon DNA region includes the following protein-coding sequences:
- a CDS encoding alanine racemase, with product MMVDAFNNIKKILEEKIKFDNGSFFHNDVKEAVNKKNFLLESAEKFGTPQYFLDEAKLKQRALFFMNTFKKYISNSEFFYAFKCNDLPFLIKTLKNISYNADVASLFELKLALKLGFDKIIFTGPGKENEELELAIKNNDKVILNIDNFDELERLAEILEKDKQNKKINVCIRLNPHDSVMEEWSKFGIELKELDNTIKKIKEHPQLKLRGFHFHCSWNCTPDKYVENIGIIGKHLKDNFSAKDISELEFIDVGGGFYPEGNALLFKDTDKGKILSLLNNNEIDPHSIVIENAEPLDNFGREISAALEKHIFPLSPSIKIYFEPGRFISMHSTTILTKVISIKNNGAIVDGGANMVGDFRFSEYSFAPLVNLNDPSPLLNKKTIYGPLCHPSDLWGYSFFGKNIKKGDVIAVLNQGDYVFSYASRFIKPAAPYIALTEENKFVVVKEKEKFEERYFGCKF